The following proteins are encoded in a genomic region of Parabacteroides pacaensis:
- a CDS encoding glycoside hydrolase family 30 protein: MKIKLLASLLVWSSLATACNDDKNVSVDPGNNNQPELTGDVTLYVTTANRSYDFQKAVANFSNKSNMSPTTITLVPGTQYQTMDGFGAALTGSTCFNLFQMDEADRAKFLSETFDPEKGMGYSYVRISIGCSDFSLSEYTCCDTKGIEHFSLQDEEKNYIIPILKEVLKINPSIKILGSPWTCPKWMKVKDLESLAPYDSWTGGQLNPAYYADYATYFVKWIQAFASEGIKIYAITPQNEPLNRGNSASLYMGWEEQRDFVKNALGPQFKTAGLDTKIYAFDHNYNYDNLSTQTDYPVKIYEDEAAASYFTGAAYHNYGGNKDELNDIQGKRPDKELIFTETSIGMWNDGRNLSVRLMEDMAEVALGTVNNWCKAVIVWNLMLDTEMGPNREGGCQTCYGAVDINNADFKTITRNSHYYIIGHLASVVKPGAVRIGTTGFKEKGFTYSAFQNTDGSYAFVLLNANAEARRITLDDGTHHFTYEVPGKSVVSYRWK, translated from the coding sequence ATGAAAATCAAATTATTAGCCTCTTTACTCGTTTGGAGCTCCCTGGCAACGGCATGCAACGACGATAAAAATGTTTCCGTAGATCCGGGAAACAATAACCAGCCGGAATTGACCGGCGACGTAACCCTGTATGTAACCACTGCAAATCGTTCGTACGACTTTCAGAAAGCCGTCGCCAATTTCAGTAACAAATCCAACATGTCGCCTACCACCATTACCTTAGTCCCCGGCACACAATACCAGACCATGGACGGTTTTGGAGCTGCCTTGACCGGTTCTACCTGCTTTAACCTGTTCCAAATGGACGAAGCAGACCGTGCCAAGTTCCTTTCCGAAACATTCGATCCCGAAAAGGGCATGGGATATAGTTATGTACGTATCTCTATCGGTTGTTCCGACTTTTCTTTAAGCGAATACACTTGTTGCGATACGAAAGGCATCGAACATTTTTCCTTACAGGATGAAGAAAAGAATTACATCATCCCCATATTGAAAGAAGTACTTAAAATCAATCCGTCCATTAAAATATTGGGTTCCCCCTGGACTTGTCCGAAGTGGATGAAAGTGAAAGACCTGGAATCTTTGGCCCCTTACGATTCGTGGACCGGCGGACAGTTAAACCCTGCTTATTATGCGGACTATGCAACCTATTTCGTAAAATGGATACAAGCTTTTGCCTCTGAAGGAATCAAGATCTATGCCATCACTCCTCAGAACGAGCCGTTGAACCGGGGCAACTCCGCTTCTTTATATATGGGCTGGGAAGAACAGCGCGATTTTGTAAAGAATGCGTTAGGTCCCCAATTTAAAACTGCCGGACTGGATACGAAGATCTATGCCTTCGACCATAATTATAATTACGATAACCTGTCTACCCAAACCGATTACCCGGTAAAGATCTATGAAGACGAAGCTGCCGCTTCCTATTTTACCGGAGCAGCCTATCATAACTACGGCGGTAATAAAGACGAACTGAATGACATCCAAGGCAAACGCCCCGATAAAGAACTGATCTTTACAGAAACATCCATCGGGATGTGGAACGACGGACGGAACCTGTCGGTTCGCCTGATGGAAGATATGGCGGAAGTAGCACTGGGCACGGTAAACAACTGGTGTAAAGCGGTTATTGTATGGAACCTGATGCTCGATACGGAAATGGGACCTAACCGGGAAGGTGGTTGCCAGACATGTTACGGAGCAGTAGATATTAATAATGCCGATTTTAAAACCATCACCCGCAATTCCCATTATTACATCATCGGCCATTTGGCTTCCGTAGTAAAGCCCGGAGCCGTGCGCATAGGTACGACCGGATTTAAGGAAAAAGGCTTTACCTACTCCGCTTTTCAGAATACCGACGGCAGCTATGCTTTTGTCTTGTTAAATGCCAATGCCGAAGCACGCCGCATTACCCTTGACGACGGAACTCATCATTTTACTTATGAAGTTCCCGGAAAATCCGTAGTATCCTATCGATGGAAATAA
- a CDS encoding DUF5125 domain-containing protein codes for MKKIYYLACMLAILLLANACKDDDMLPGNPVVNPQTEVTGAHFGDSLQFTVDAADAEVPLSTLKAQLFYDEEMVSETVLRTKTNAEYSGKIYIPYYANVPNGTATLKFVLQNIHFTITEKEYDLPLTRPDFPYLTFMSADNQEYRMERVDLYHYKLTGDFPQKMKGYIKSPKVGEQGNEIPFGWKDGGIVQGITDPITFSNSNAGTYDITFNTFSYEASPFIKLLIDGKEMEMADEDNYQLTLPLVTGQQLELSGFPDYDNWWIDPDFFTRDAEGKLTFLPLSGDYRITANFKYKYFIVEAMSGENTATLQTDGSGAIWVIGDGVGKPTLGNVVSWTTEKGLCMAPVEKGKYQLTLVAGSSVNATDLNFKFFHQKGWGGEFTNTTLSTTSDIIFVGDGENGRDPGNLGIQEGKSFETGGIYVFTMDVTGGIDKAVLTVEQKGQTELPSKEITLNGTKMEMLDAGNYRVEMNLTQGNTIRVEGIDNLGDWWIDPNYFTLAADKKSLTFLPVNGNYRINAHVEAGYLDVQRLDDANQEATLAADGQGALWIMGWGVGSPSLDNQYGWEAATAYCVPEIAPAKYRMIMKAGPEKGSKAGQTIRFDYLSCKFFHQRGWGGEVKTANLVEGADAFIKMNPDGNIELADGVTLEENATYILTIDCTGGIDTPAVSFAKQ; via the coding sequence ATGAAGAAAATATACTATCTGGCTTGTATGCTGGCTATTCTTTTGTTGGCAAACGCCTGCAAAGACGATGATATGCTTCCGGGCAACCCGGTGGTGAATCCCCAGACGGAAGTTACCGGGGCTCATTTTGGCGATAGCCTTCAGTTTACTGTGGATGCGGCGGATGCCGAAGTTCCGCTTTCTACCCTGAAAGCCCAGTTATTCTATGATGAAGAAATGGTTTCGGAAACCGTGCTCCGTACCAAAACGAATGCGGAATACAGCGGGAAAATTTATATTCCTTACTACGCCAATGTTCCCAACGGTACGGCAACCTTGAAGTTTGTGCTTCAAAATATCCATTTCACTATCACGGAAAAAGAATATGATTTGCCGCTTACCCGGCCGGATTTCCCTTATCTGACGTTCATGTCGGCAGACAATCAGGAATACCGCATGGAACGGGTCGATCTGTACCATTATAAGCTGACCGGCGATTTTCCCCAGAAAATGAAAGGCTACATCAAGTCTCCCAAAGTAGGGGAACAAGGCAATGAAATTCCGTTCGGCTGGAAAGACGGCGGAATTGTACAAGGAATAACCGATCCCATTACTTTCTCCAATTCCAATGCCGGTACCTACGATATCACCTTCAATACATTTTCGTATGAAGCCTCGCCGTTCATCAAGCTGTTGATCGATGGAAAAGAAATGGAGATGGCGGACGAAGATAATTACCAACTTACCCTTCCGCTCGTCACCGGACAGCAACTCGAACTCTCCGGCTTCCCCGATTACGACAATTGGTGGATCGATCCTGACTTCTTTACCCGCGATGCCGAAGGTAAACTGACCTTCCTGCCGCTAAGTGGCGATTACCGCATCACAGCGAACTTTAAATACAAATATTTTATTGTGGAAGCTATGAGCGGGGAAAATACCGCTACGCTGCAAACGGATGGGAGCGGAGCGATCTGGGTAATTGGCGATGGCGTAGGCAAACCGACGTTAGGCAACGTGGTATCCTGGACTACAGAGAAAGGTCTTTGCATGGCTCCGGTAGAAAAAGGTAAGTACCAACTTACTTTAGTAGCAGGCTCTTCTGTGAACGCGACAGACCTCAACTTCAAATTCTTCCATCAGAAAGGTTGGGGTGGTGAATTTACCAATACCACACTCTCTACTACCAGCGACATTATTTTTGTAGGAGATGGAGAGAACGGACGCGATCCGGGTAATTTAGGCATTCAGGAAGGAAAATCTTTCGAAACCGGCGGTATCTACGTCTTTACGATGGATGTTACCGGAGGTATCGATAAAGCGGTATTGACGGTAGAACAGAAAGGCCAGACGGAATTGCCCTCGAAAGAGATCACCCTGAACGGCACGAAGATGGAAATGCTGGATGCCGGCAATTACCGGGTGGAAATGAATCTTACCCAAGGAAACACCATCCGGGTAGAAGGAATCGATAACTTGGGAGATTGGTGGATCGACCCGAATTATTTCACCCTGGCAGCGGATAAAAAATCCTTGACTTTCCTCCCTGTAAATGGAAACTACCGCATAAATGCTCACGTGGAGGCAGGCTACTTGGATGTGCAACGTTTGGATGATGCTAACCAGGAGGCTACGCTTGCAGCCGACGGACAGGGTGCGCTTTGGATCATGGGCTGGGGAGTAGGTAGTCCTTCTCTGGACAATCAGTACGGTTGGGAAGCTGCCACGGCTTATTGTGTCCCGGAGATTGCCCCGGCAAAATACCGGATGATAATGAAGGCGGGACCTGAAAAGGGTTCGAAGGCAGGACAGACGATCCGGTTTGATTACCTGAGTTGTAAGTTCTTCCACCAAAGAGGGTGGGGCGGTGAAGTAAAGACGGCTAATCTGGTCGAAGGCGCGGATGCTTTTATTAAAATGAATCCCGATGGCAATATCGAGTTGGCCGACGGAGTGACATTAGAAGAAAATGCAACCTATATCCTTACCATAGATTGCACGGGAGGAATCGATACGCCGGCTGTCAGCTTTGCAAAACAATAA
- a CDS encoding glycoside hydrolase family 3 C-terminal domain-containing protein, producing MKKILLGTFLSVAAFTAAQQETPVYLDDTKPLEERVEDALSRMTREEKVAIIHAQSKFSSPGVPRLGIPENWMTDGPHGIRAEVLWDEWYGAGWTSDSCIAFPALTCLAATWNPEMAALYGKSIGEEARYRNKNVLLGPGVNIYRTPLNGRNFEYMGEDPYLASVMVVPYIHGVQANGVAACVKHFALNNQEIDRGHVNVNVDDRALYELYLPAFKAAVQEGKAWAIMGAYNRYKGEHCCHNQYLLNDILKRDWGFDGVVVSDWGGVHDTKQSIKNGLDMEFGSWTNGLNWGASNAYDNYYLATPYLKLLESGEVTEKELDDKARRVLRLAFRTTMNRQRPYGSFGTEQHSLAGRQIAQEGIVLLRNNRQVLPVDLAKAKKILVVGENAVKPMTIGGGSSSLKVKYEVSPLAGIQARAGKEAQVSYLPGYASPAQKEQDVKDAKTPQQEAIDYAALRSEAIQAAKDADVVFFIGGLNKNEGQDCEGADRKELNLPYQQDQLIEGLAEANPNLVVVIISGNAVAMPWVNEVPAILEAWYGGTETGNALASVLFGDVNPSGKLPFTFPERLEDNAAYAVGEYPGNGEDVTYKESIFVGYRWADKQKNKPLFPFGHGLSYTTFEYGKAKADKKTMDENGCITFTIPVKNTGKRDGSETVQLYIRDKESSLPRPVKELKGFKKVKLAAGEEQLVSFTIDKQALSFYDDTRSEWVVEPGKFEALIGASAGDIRAKVTFELK from the coding sequence ATGAAAAAAATACTCTTAGGTACATTCCTATCCGTTGCAGCTTTTACGGCTGCCCAGCAAGAAACACCGGTTTATCTGGACGATACCAAACCGCTGGAAGAACGGGTGGAAGATGCCTTATCCCGTATGACCCGGGAAGAAAAGGTCGCCATCATCCATGCACAATCCAAATTCAGTTCTCCCGGCGTGCCCCGTCTCGGTATCCCTGAAAACTGGATGACCGACGGCCCACACGGGATTCGCGCCGAAGTGTTGTGGGACGAATGGTACGGAGCTGGCTGGACCAGCGACTCTTGTATCGCCTTCCCTGCACTCACTTGCCTGGCAGCGACCTGGAATCCCGAAATGGCTGCTCTCTATGGAAAAAGTATTGGCGAAGAAGCACGTTACCGCAATAAAAACGTATTACTCGGTCCCGGTGTTAACATCTACCGCACCCCCTTGAACGGACGTAACTTTGAGTATATGGGGGAAGATCCGTACCTGGCTTCCGTTATGGTAGTGCCTTATATCCATGGCGTACAAGCCAACGGAGTAGCCGCTTGTGTTAAACATTTTGCCTTGAACAACCAGGAAATAGACCGGGGCCATGTTAATGTAAACGTAGACGACCGCGCCTTATACGAACTTTACCTTCCGGCTTTTAAAGCTGCTGTGCAAGAAGGAAAAGCATGGGCGATCATGGGTGCCTACAACCGCTATAAGGGAGAACACTGTTGTCATAACCAATACTTGCTAAACGACATCTTAAAACGTGACTGGGGTTTCGACGGCGTAGTGGTTTCCGACTGGGGTGGGGTACACGATACCAAACAATCTATTAAAAACGGCTTGGATATGGAATTCGGTAGCTGGACGAACGGCTTGAATTGGGGAGCCAGCAACGCGTACGATAATTATTATCTGGCTACTCCTTACTTGAAACTGCTTGAATCCGGCGAAGTGACGGAAAAAGAACTGGACGATAAAGCCCGTCGCGTCCTCCGCCTGGCATTCCGAACCACGATGAACCGCCAACGTCCTTACGGCTCTTTCGGTACGGAACAACACAGCCTGGCAGGACGGCAGATAGCACAGGAAGGCATCGTGCTCCTTCGTAATAACCGCCAGGTACTTCCGGTAGACTTGGCAAAAGCAAAGAAAATCCTTGTGGTAGGCGAGAATGCTGTAAAACCGATGACAATCGGCGGGGGATCTTCTTCCCTGAAGGTAAAATATGAAGTTTCTCCTCTGGCGGGCATACAGGCACGGGCGGGGAAAGAAGCGCAAGTTTCTTACCTTCCGGGATACGCTTCACCCGCCCAGAAGGAACAGGATGTAAAAGATGCCAAAACCCCTCAACAGGAAGCAATCGACTATGCAGCTCTCCGCTCGGAAGCCATACAAGCTGCCAAAGACGCGGATGTCGTGTTTTTTATCGGCGGACTCAATAAAAATGAAGGGCAAGACTGTGAAGGGGCAGACCGTAAGGAATTAAACCTGCCTTATCAACAAGACCAGTTAATTGAAGGTCTGGCCGAAGCAAACCCGAACCTGGTAGTGGTCATTATCTCCGGAAATGCAGTCGCCATGCCGTGGGTGAACGAGGTTCCGGCTATCTTAGAAGCTTGGTACGGAGGGACAGAAACCGGAAATGCATTGGCATCTGTCTTGTTCGGGGATGTAAATCCTTCCGGCAAACTGCCGTTCACTTTCCCGGAGCGTTTGGAAGACAATGCAGCCTATGCGGTAGGCGAATATCCCGGGAATGGAGAAGACGTAACTTATAAAGAAAGTATTTTTGTAGGTTACCGCTGGGCGGATAAACAGAAAAATAAACCCCTTTTCCCTTTTGGCCACGGATTGAGCTATACTACTTTCGAATACGGAAAAGCTAAGGCGGATAAGAAAACGATGGACGAGAACGGTTGTATAACCTTTACCATTCCTGTTAAAAACACGGGCAAACGGGATGGCTCGGAAACGGTTCAGTTATACATTCGTGATAAAGAATCCTCTCTTCCCCGGCCGGTAAAAGAGTTGAAAGGCTTTAAAAAAGTAAAGCTGGCTGCCGGCGAGGAACAACTGGTTTCCTTCACCATCGACAAACAAGCCCTTAGTTTTTACGACGATACCCGTAGCGAATGGGTGGTCGAACCCGGTAAGTTCGAAGCTTTGATCGGTGCATCAGCCGGCGATATACGGGCAAAAGTAACTTTTGAACTGAAATAG
- the purL gene encoding phosphoribosylformylglycinamidine synthase, with protein sequence MILFFKSPSNTVLAVEAVHTFSLEDIQKFVWLFSEATPVAEDSLEGWFVGPRREMITPWSTNAVEITQNMGLTGVSRIEEYFPVSSAEAEHDPMLQRIYNGLDQNIFTISKQPDPIVYIDDIVAYNQQEGLALSDEEVAYLNDVSQKLGRKLTDSEVFGFSQVNSEHCRHKIFGGTFIIDGEEKESSLFNLIKKTSAENPNKLVSAYKDNVAFNEGPVVEQFAPKSGDKPDFYEIKDIKTVISLKAETHNFPTTVEPFNGAATGSGGEIRDRLGGGKASLPIAGTAVYMTSYPRTEGEREWEKAVPERPWLYQTPEQILIKASNGASDFGNKFGQPLICGSLLTFEHAENYKKFAYDKVIMLAGGVGFGNMRDALKGEPKPGEKVVILGGDNYRIGMGGGAVSSVNTGQYASGIELNAVQRANPEMQKRVSNVIRTLAESDENPIVSIHDHGAGGHLNCLSELVEATGGKIDMSKLPIGDPTLSAKEIIGNESQERMGLLVDEEAIEKINRIAERERSPMYVVGETTNDMKFVFEQADGQKPIDIKLEYMFGKPPRTIMKDHTVQESYEPVKYSTKELHHYLENVLQLEAVACKDWLTNKVDRSVTGKVARQQCQGELQLPLSDLGAVALDYRGTAGIATSIGHAPQVAMVDPAAGSVMAIAESLTNLVFAPLTDKLAGVSLSANWMWPCRNEGEDARLYKAVEAASEFACSLGINIPTGKDSLSMTQKYGDEKVLSPGTVIISAGAEVSDIKKIVSPVLVNDKTTGIYYIDFSFDSFKLGGSAFAQSLNKLGDEVPTVKDAEYFRDAFNAVQELIEKDLILAGHDISAGGMITALLEMCFANVEGGLEVNLDKIAEEDIIKILFAENPGILIQVKDKKAVEKILEDKGVGFAIIAKPTDERHILVSKEGIRYHFGIDYMRDVWYSSSYKLDIKQSGSICAGNRFENYKLQPIEYKFPKHFTGKLSAYGLTHDRKEASGIRAAVIREKGCQCERETAYALYLAGFDVKDVHMTDLATGRETLEDVNLIVFCGGFSNSDVLGSAKGWAAGFLYNEKAKKVLDNFYARPDTLSLGICNGCQLMAELGLIYPEHEKKHKMLHNDSHKLESGFIGLEIPKNNSVLFGSLAGSKLGIWITHGEGKFSFPYEEKEYNIVARYNYEGYPANPNGSPWSVAAVCSKDGRHLAMMPHLERAMFPWQCGYYPNDRKNKDEVTPWIEAFVNARKWIEENK encoded by the coding sequence ATGATTCTATTTTTTAAATCTCCATCCAATACAGTATTAGCTGTTGAAGCAGTTCATACTTTTTCTCTGGAAGATATTCAAAAATTTGTCTGGTTGTTCAGCGAAGCTACACCGGTAGCAGAAGACTCGCTGGAAGGTTGGTTTGTGGGTCCCCGCCGCGAGATGATTACTCCGTGGAGCACGAACGCCGTAGAAATTACCCAGAACATGGGCTTAACAGGTGTTTCCCGGATCGAAGAATACTTTCCCGTCTCAAGTGCAGAAGCGGAACATGACCCGATGTTACAACGGATCTACAATGGATTAGACCAGAATATCTTCACAATCAGTAAACAACCGGATCCGATTGTTTATATCGACGATATCGTTGCTTACAATCAACAAGAAGGGTTGGCTCTGAGTGATGAAGAAGTGGCTTACCTTAACGATGTGAGCCAAAAGCTCGGACGGAAACTGACAGACAGTGAAGTTTTCGGATTCTCGCAGGTGAATTCGGAACATTGCCGTCATAAAATCTTCGGAGGTACTTTCATTATCGATGGAGAGGAAAAAGAAAGTTCTCTTTTCAACTTGATAAAAAAGACTTCGGCGGAAAATCCGAATAAACTGGTTTCCGCCTACAAAGATAATGTAGCTTTTAACGAAGGTCCGGTAGTAGAACAGTTTGCTCCCAAATCCGGTGACAAACCGGATTTCTATGAAATAAAGGATATCAAAACGGTCATCTCGCTAAAAGCCGAAACGCATAACTTCCCTACTACGGTAGAACCTTTCAACGGGGCTGCTACCGGTTCGGGAGGTGAGATCCGGGACCGTTTGGGCGGTGGTAAAGCTTCGTTGCCTATTGCCGGAACTGCTGTGTATATGACTTCCTATCCGCGTACGGAAGGCGAACGGGAATGGGAAAAGGCTGTGCCGGAACGTCCGTGGTTATACCAAACACCGGAACAAATATTGATTAAAGCTTCTAACGGTGCTTCGGATTTCGGCAATAAGTTCGGGCAGCCTTTGATCTGCGGTTCACTTCTTACTTTCGAACATGCCGAAAATTATAAGAAATTTGCTTACGATAAAGTGATTATGCTTGCCGGCGGTGTAGGTTTCGGCAATATGCGCGATGCGTTGAAAGGCGAGCCTAAACCAGGAGAAAAAGTAGTGATCCTGGGCGGTGATAATTACCGTATCGGGATGGGAGGAGGAGCCGTTTCATCGGTAAACACGGGACAGTATGCCAGCGGTATCGAGTTGAATGCGGTGCAACGTGCCAATCCGGAAATGCAAAAAAGAGTTTCCAACGTGATTCGTACTTTGGCGGAATCTGACGAAAACCCGATCGTTTCTATTCACGACCACGGCGCAGGGGGACATTTGAACTGTCTGTCCGAACTGGTAGAGGCTACCGGAGGCAAGATCGATATGTCTAAATTGCCTATCGGCGACCCGACGCTTTCCGCAAAAGAAATTATCGGGAACGAAAGCCAGGAACGTATGGGACTGTTGGTAGATGAAGAAGCGATAGAGAAAATTAACCGGATTGCCGAACGTGAACGCTCGCCAATGTATGTGGTAGGAGAAACGACCAACGATATGAAGTTTGTTTTCGAACAAGCTGACGGACAGAAACCGATCGATATAAAATTGGAATATATGTTCGGAAAACCGCCTCGTACCATCATGAAAGATCATACGGTACAGGAATCGTACGAACCGGTTAAATATAGCACGAAAGAACTGCATCATTATCTGGAAAATGTATTGCAATTGGAGGCTGTGGCTTGTAAGGATTGGTTGACTAACAAGGTAGACCGCTCGGTAACAGGTAAGGTTGCCCGCCAGCAATGCCAGGGCGAACTGCAATTGCCATTAAGCGATTTGGGCGCAGTAGCTCTGGATTACAGAGGAACAGCCGGCATTGCTACATCTATCGGTCATGCGCCGCAAGTAGCTATGGTCGATCCGGCAGCGGGTTCCGTTATGGCGATTGCGGAATCGTTGACCAACCTTGTATTTGCTCCGCTGACGGATAAATTAGCGGGTGTTTCTTTAAGTGCCAACTGGATGTGGCCTTGCCGGAACGAAGGGGAAGATGCCCGTTTGTATAAAGCCGTAGAAGCTGCTTCCGAGTTTGCTTGCAGTTTAGGCATCAATATCCCTACAGGTAAAGATTCTCTTTCTATGACCCAGAAGTATGGCGACGAGAAAGTGCTTTCTCCGGGTACGGTGATTATTTCCGCAGGTGCAGAAGTAAGCGATATAAAGAAGATTGTTTCGCCTGTATTGGTAAATGATAAAACTACCGGTATTTATTATATAGATTTTTCTTTCGACTCCTTCAAATTAGGCGGTTCGGCTTTCGCTCAGTCTTTAAATAAATTGGGTGACGAAGTTCCTACCGTAAAAGATGCTGAATATTTCCGTGACGCATTCAATGCCGTGCAGGAATTAATCGAGAAAGATTTAATCCTTGCCGGACACGATATCTCTGCCGGAGGTATGATTACAGCGTTGCTGGAAATGTGCTTTGCTAATGTGGAAGGCGGCCTGGAAGTAAATCTGGATAAGATTGCAGAAGAAGATATTATTAAAATACTGTTTGCCGAAAACCCGGGTATCCTGATTCAGGTGAAAGATAAAAAAGCTGTTGAAAAGATATTGGAAGACAAGGGTGTCGGTTTTGCCATTATTGCCAAACCGACTGACGAACGCCATATTTTAGTTTCGAAAGAAGGTATCCGGTATCATTTCGGTATCGATTACATGCGTGATGTATGGTATTCTTCTTCTTATAAGTTAGACATCAAGCAGTCCGGTAGCATTTGTGCCGGGAACCGGTTTGAAAATTACAAGTTACAGCCAATCGAGTACAAGTTCCCGAAACATTTTACAGGAAAGCTCTCGGCGTATGGCTTAACTCACGACCGGAAAGAGGCAAGCGGAATCAGAGCGGCTGTTATCCGGGAAAAAGGTTGCCAATGTGAACGTGAAACGGCGTATGCTCTTTACCTGGCAGGCTTCGATGTGAAAGATGTTCACATGACAGACCTGGCTACCGGTCGGGAAACGTTGGAAGATGTGAACCTGATTGTTTTCTGCGGCGGTTTCTCTAATTCGGATGTGCTAGGTTCGGCTAAAGGATGGGCTGCCGGGTTCTTGTATAACGAGAAGGCAAAGAAAGTTTTGGATAACTTCTATGCTCGTCCCGATACCCTGAGTCTGGGAATTTGCAACGGTTGCCAGTTGATGGCCGAACTCGGATTGATTTATCCGGAACATGAAAAGAAGCATAAGATGTTACATAATGATTCCCATAAACTGGAATCCGGATTTATCGGGTTGGAAATACCTAAAAACAATTCTGTCCTGTTCGGGTCGCTGGCCGGTTCGAAGCTCGGTATATGGATCACTCACGGCGAAGGTAAATTCTCATTCCCTTATGAGGAAAAAGAGTATAATATTGTAGCCAGATATAATTATGAGGGTTATCCGGCTAATCCGAACGGTTCTCCCTGGTCGGTAGCTGCCGTTTGCTCGAAAGACGGACGTCACTTAGCTATGATGCCTCACTTGGAACGGGCTATGTTCCCTTGGCAATGTGGTTATTATCCAAACGACCGGAAAAATAAAGATGAGGTTACACCCTGGATCGAAGCATTCGTGAATGCACGGAAATGGATTGAAGAAAATAAGTAA
- a CDS encoding LysE family translocator produces the protein MLGTLLKGVVIGVLVSAPMGPIGILCIQRTLNKGRWHGFVTGLGAALSDVMYAILTSLGMGVVINFIEANQAPLQLLGSLVLAIFGYYIYKSNPVKALRKRKEGKTSYTQDFITAFLLTFSNVFIILLYIGLFARFSFILPDTSLFLVAVGIVCIGIGAVLWWFIITYFIAKLKKKFNVRGIWVLNRVIGSIIIALSLLGVLSVLLSEYINLPVLQI, from the coding sequence ATGCTCGGAACATTGTTGAAAGGAGTTGTAATAGGAGTATTAGTTTCTGCCCCGATGGGGCCTATCGGCATACTTTGTATTCAACGAACTTTAAATAAAGGTCGTTGGCATGGTTTCGTAACAGGCCTAGGAGCAGCATTGTCTGATGTAATGTATGCAATTCTTACTAGCTTGGGAATGGGTGTGGTAATAAATTTTATTGAAGCGAACCAAGCTCCTTTACAACTGTTAGGAAGCCTGGTATTAGCAATTTTTGGATATTATATATATAAATCTAATCCTGTAAAGGCACTGCGTAAGAGGAAGGAAGGAAAAACTTCTTATACGCAAGATTTTATTACAGCTTTTTTGCTTACGTTTTCTAACGTGTTTATCATACTATTATATATTGGGTTGTTCGCCCGCTTTAGTTTTATTTTGCCTGATACCTCTCTGTTCCTAGTTGCGGTAGGAATTGTATGTATAGGGATCGGAGCAGTGCTATGGTGGTTTATTATAACGTATTTTATTGCAAAATTGAAAAAGAAATTTAATGTGCGGGGAATATGGGTATTGAACCGGGTAATCGGTTCTATCATTATCGCTCTGTCTCTTTTAGGCGTTTTGTCTGTACTCTTATCTGAATATATCAATCTCCCTGTACTACAAATATAA
- a CDS encoding carbohydrate-binding family 9-like protein, with protein sequence MKTLTIPYLKTLDVLDLSSIGFLMEEKAHRDFISEVNWKEYPYLPITAFDIARGETELYIRFFVRGNSLRAINGIDNGPVYQDSCVEFFVKKPQANIYMNFEFNCLGTCDAARRLSRLEKNSLSPDEYARIRRYSSVKSQPFPEKLGVHTWELVVAIPLDLIGLDPNNLPDKVYGNFYKCADDTANPHFVSWSPIDLPEPNFHCPEYFGELIFE encoded by the coding sequence ATGAAAACATTAACAATCCCTTACCTGAAAACCTTGGATGTGCTAGATTTATCTTCAATAGGTTTTCTGATGGAAGAAAAAGCACATCGTGATTTTATTAGTGAAGTAAATTGGAAAGAATACCCTTACTTACCTATTACTGCTTTTGACATTGCCCGGGGGGAAACGGAATTGTATATTCGTTTTTTTGTAAGAGGTAACTCGTTACGGGCAATAAACGGTATAGACAATGGGCCGGTTTACCAAGATAGCTGCGTGGAGTTTTTTGTAAAAAAGCCACAGGCAAATATCTATATGAACTTTGAATTTAATTGTTTGGGTACTTGTGATGCTGCCCGTCGCTTATCAAGGTTAGAAAAAAACTCCTTATCTCCGGATGAGTATGCACGGATACGTAGGTATTCTTCTGTTAAATCTCAGCCTTTTCCGGAAAAACTAGGGGTTCATACATGGGAATTGGTAGTGGCTATTCCGTTAGACTTGATAGGATTAGACCCGAATAATTTACCGGATAAAGTTTATGGAAACTTTTATAAATGTGCAGATGATACGGCGAATCCGCATTTTGTAAGTTGGTCTCCTATCGATTTGCCTGAACCGAATTTCCATTGCCCGGAATATTTTGGAGAATTAATCTTCGAATAA